A window of the Megalopta genalis isolate 19385.01 chromosome 2, iyMegGena1_principal, whole genome shotgun sequence genome harbors these coding sequences:
- the hyd gene encoding E3 ubiquitin-protein ligase hyd isoform X1, protein MTSIHFAVHPLPGTDDQLHDRLKEVGERINRYGFATLPAFNGLKIAVKHIVVGPTHIALLTEDSKVCRVAFTVLSDRLDLSKNEPNRNTNKSHVGNSNSAPSGGGSSGSGGRGMSRTRARIMRGSSRGGSSGGSSSGGRIGPPGVIMGGGSSSSSSRPIAPVPAPFVPEDLISQAQVVLQGKSRNLIIRELQRTNLDVNLAVNNLLSRDDEEGDDAEDAADTYVPEDLISLLDGGFSNEHSVIIDADSMFSEDVFGYTGMRSRGSSSRRIGNDREGDRTSERDRDRDSFSRWRDRQYCGPRRWLETALKESWEKDSDNKKKELASQSPLWISEELEWWHERSSNPAPRFVQIASLYSELVAVSAGGHLYQWKWSESEPYKHPENPNIHHPKAPWLAITLEKIVNISATAIRCSISTESGKVATWLDELVGHVASRLEHPAQRFTEFTLDKIVSLHTCALYTVARLESGTLYWWGVLPFAQRKKLWEKYKAKSRKHRSSTASSNDISYGTHVCMKNSPIYQPGAIGFTIANGVPKVGQLLVAAWNLDSTCRFKVLPAGTHLLNATTDKRETSGNNGTGTITKTNHKETADRLDMPPPPSPASSTCSDTGSITTSHKRQKRVAPRSEGESERKDEEEWQLKDVVFVEDVKTVPIGKVIKVDGYYVAVKFFSKDSKEKEKEIKEKDFSTSDFKDLTAEESIKLLADCRLLRKDELQVIKSSMNPRAPDCFQRTPRRVNIVEGSTDNILTIATDGQGIHAIVKKGNKLSYVVYNLSTGRHVQDCYIPSDISCFLGLQPQNISLTNAGENIECSMILRDGNNTIYPLVKDCAGAIRDPHCLDLVPVICIGASTIPIPNCSNSTNMKNKVAVVALAFDNLLLMPRILRCDYDSVKQVFCNLEQDHKNNAAQIQAILTERCDGNRNILHACISMCSPTSNKENDQGIERELVTNAVDGASAPIEEPIPTLSWPPEAFDNTSGEEDSLLSIGAASISMMNKSGKSVGTTSNNTYIIDSVERRNNALLILKYMCESIVLTPHLKELLMAKDAQGQTPLMLAVSVRAYHAALILLDTIQRVGKDQKECLAMILHPDANPDLSPLFVTCCNDTCSFTWTGTQHIDQNIYECRTCGLTGSLCCCTECARVCHRGHDCKMKITSPTAYCDCWEKCKCRALIAGHQSARYQLLCRLVVNTDLATKINSRGECILLFLVQTVGRQMMEQRQCRSAPRQRSTSVSRKGTSSDGVDADSDMPEHDLEPPRFSRRALERLLNDWPAVQCMIMSGVSTNGNDQLFGDQGQLCRQSGTALLDKFTHSLLVKCSAEMLDTLLTTLIREMQNDSVPGRQDEATNVSRRFVRSVARIFVIFTIEMAPVKKRRNTTQTSQPLMKCRKVFKALIKLAVEELCETADSLIAPVRLGVARPTAPFTLTHSAIEVINGSEELFSIEPLIPQSGVSSQALDPTLQTQQGNNNITIARDVSAMDEAEGGDEGPMDVDGDISEHEESGVSGTVAGQPMGDMDSNTGGVGEEQVGDGESDTELDLLAEAETESDSDDNHSNQDAASAQRSVQTGATAGSDGGMGSILLFPEDESGESSQQEDDESEAGETDEQDNEDFQIGDEQLERRSGSSGHLHRNNLAPVSMQWAIRNRETSTRTAGLRVAGGSNLVFFDPASMRRTTTTSTVAATQEPIIMGTTTSCLARAFGLVIRQIADLLVMMQDYKTLAPFLPRLMEVTYQDALNLQTYLETHLKPTWDWLLTVMDATEAQLRFGVSLTCSADPTHPEHPLNNAPSLSGGNFTGLLNTAALSLTLQSNTGRNQRSGIATSTNISTPQASTRLTVGFAGVGEPSRNSREREGSEIHLARREFLSYCLSLMRAHNGEHRDSLPVLDVSSLRHVAYVFDALVYYMRSLSEPMSARGETHKGSSNYSSWNDQDENDNDEGEEYNSPVPTAMETDSVDYPDLLQVPICGSGNNKDSTPKGRKHPFLQRSDSTLCLGCPPLDPFDTVMSEALPLADQPHLLQPHSRREDLFGIPRQPATSSNPNQYLLAGLPTRLGLSARGTDNQNTVTPTLSQIIQGPASFAPTDTRRSSVSVGDSSSSTKYTEKAKSFNHTNDNHSLVAEQIDRAPIIVSTNNQNDEAAGSAKNAKDQCKINRSVIVRAGTVSETNTSKPGAPEVLVVSTVETQSVTEDVDPAGSSQEISAHETVETSPVENARAVSSIGSNISHNILLGRWRVLLDLFGRVFMEDVGLEVGSVVSELGGFSVKEAKFRRDMEKLRNTQQRDITLYKVERDRTQLLVQTMKELNTQYNLYYRRASNTPPLAVHRVKVTFIDEPGEGSGVTRGFYTAIAEALLANEKLPNLEAAQVGSKYTPYNVLQKLKSRDRDRDRDRDRDLRRQNPRSSGKCRGTRRGLSFEARSFHPSGSVEGSSSTGPGSSSSNSHPLPVSHPINDHLTMHQQQLGDRLYPKVYALRPMLAQKITGMLLELSPAYVLMLLASEDALRQKVEEAFELISDSANQHLPNEGLLDLDMYSLAARWGANKKKIENSIPDDTEDNAPLFYSPGKRGFYTPRQGRASYERLNAFRNVGRLIGLCLLQNELCPIFLNRHVIKYILGRPIRFHDLAFFDSVIYESLRQLVIDSETKDSNSLFSALDLTFSIDLCPEEGGGSIELIPNGRDIEVTACNVYDYVRKYAEVRMIKVQEKALHAMREGVFDVLPEGAFDGLTSEDLRLLLNGVGDINVSVLISYTSFNDESGESVDRLAKFKRWLWSTVEKMSHTERQDLVYFWTGSPALPASEDGFQPMPSVTLRPADDAHLPTANTCISRLYVPLYSSRHVLRHKLLIAIKAKNFGFV, encoded by the exons ATGACATCGATACATTTCGCCGTGCATCCGTTACCCGGAACAGACGATCAACTGCATGATAG gTTAAAAGAAGTGGGAGAGAGGATCAACAGATACGGATTTGCTACATTACCAGCATTTAATGGTCTAAAGATTGCAGTAAAACATATTGTTGTTGGACCAACACATATTGCTCTTCTTACAGAAGACTCTAAAGTTTGTAGGGTTGCATTTACAGTATTGTCAGATAGATTGGATCTAAGTAAAAATGAACCAAACAGAAA CACAAATAAAAGTCATGTTGGGAATTCAAATTCAGCCCCAAGTGGTGGTGGAAGTAGTGGAAGCGGGGGCAGAGGCATGTCTAGAACACGTGCTAGAATTATGCGTGGTAGTTCGCGAGGTGGTAGCAGCGGTGGAAGCAGTAGCGGTGGTAGGATAGGTCCTCCGGGTGTAATCATGGGAGGAGGAAGTAGCAGCAGCAGTTCACGTCCCATTGCACCAGTACCTGCACCATTTGTGCCCGAGGATCTTATATCGCAGGCTCAAGTGGTACTACAAGGAAAAAGTCGCAACCTTATTATTAGAGAATTGCAG CGTACAAATTTAGATGTAAACTTAGCAGTAAATAATTTACTCTCACGGGACGACGAAGAAGGTGATGATGCAGAAGATGCAGCAGATACCTATGTCCCCGAAGATCTCATATCTTTGTTGGATGGTGGGTTTAGTAATGAACATTCTGTTATAATCGACGCGGATTCTATGTTTTCTGAAGACGTGTTTGGATATACAGGAATGAGAAG CCGTGGAAGTTCTTCGCGCAGAATAGGCAATGATAGAGAAGGTGATCGTACGTCAGAACGGGATAGAGATCGCGATAGTTTCAGTAGATGGAGAGATCGTCAGTATTGCGGACCACGCCGTTGGTTGGAAACAGCTCTCAAAGAATCATGGGAGAAAGATTCTG ATAATAAAAAGAAGGAATTGGCTTCTCAAAGTCCTTTATGGATATCAGAAGAATTGGAATGGTGGCATGAACGTAGTTCGAATCCTGCTCCCCGTTTTGTACAGATTGCTTCACTTTACAGTGAATTAGTTGCTGTTTCTGCCGGGGGTCATTTATATCAGTGGAAGTGGTCCGAATCAGAACCTTACAAACATCCAGAG AATCCAAACATACACCATCCGAAAGCTCCATGGCTAGCTATAACATTAGAAAAGATAGTAAATATATCAGCGACTGCAATCCGTTGTTCAATTAGCACCGAAAGTGGTAAAGTAGCTACCTGGCTTGACGAACTTGTAGGCCATGTTGCTTCTCGACTTGAACATCCAGCGCAAAGATTTACTGAATTTACATTGGACAAGATAGTATCTCTTCACACTTGTGCTCTGTACACAGTTGCTAGATTGGAAAGTGGTACATTATACTGGTG GGGAGTTTTACCGTTCGCACAGCGCAAAAAATTATGGGAAAAGTACAAGGCTAAGTCGCGCAAACACAGGTCATCGACTGCATCTTCGAATGATATTAGCTATGGCACACATGTTTGTATGAAAAATAGTCCTATATATCAACCAGGAGCAATAG GATTCACAATAGCCAACGGGGTACCAAAAGTAGGACAACTATTAGTAGCTGCTTGGAATTTAGATTCGACCTGCAGATTCAAAGTACTACCAGCTGGAACTCATTTGCTTAATGCTACTACAGACAAACGAGAAACAAGTGGAAACAACGGAACTGGTACTATTACTAAGACAAATCATAAAGAGACCGCAGACCGTCTTGATATGCCTCCACCACCTTCACCAGCTTCGAGCACATGTAGTGATACTGGTAGCATTACAACAAGTCACA AAAGGCAAAAACGAGTTGCACCTAGAAGCGAAGGGGAATCCGAACGAAAAGATGAAGAAGAATGGCAATTGAAGGACGTTGTTTTCGTAGAGGACGTTAAGACTGTTCCTATTG GTAAAGTTATAAAAGTGGATGGCTACTATGTTGCTGTGAAATTCTTTTCAAAAGATTCGaaggaaaaagagaaagaaattaaGGAGAAGGACTTTAGTACGTCAGACTTTAAAGATCTGACAGCAGAAGAATCAATCAAATTGTTAGCCGATTGTCGATTGCTGAGAAAGGACGAGCTACAA GTAATCAAATCATCCATGAATCCAAGAGCTCCAGATTGTTTCCAACGAACTCCTAGAAGAGTAAATATTGTTGAAGGATCTACCGATAATATATTAACCATTGCTACAGACGGACAAG GTATTCACGCAATAGTTAAAAAAGGAAACAAGTTGAGTTACGTGGTATATAATTTGAGTACTGGCAGACACGTTCAAGATTGCTATATTCCATCGGATATATCATGTTTCTTGGGTTTACAGCCTCAAAATATCAGTCTTACAAACGCAGGAGAG AATATCGAATGTTCTATGATTCTAAGAGATGGAAATAATACGATCTATCCGTTGGTAAAAGATTGTGCTGGTGCTATTCGTGATCCACACTGCTTAGATTTAGTTCCAGTAATTTGTATTGGTGCTTCGACCATTCCTATACCAAATTGTTCGAATTCAACTAATATGAAGAACAAAGTTGCCGTTGTTGCACTAGCATTTGATAACCTTTTGCTTATGCCGCGTATACTAAGGTGCGATTACGACAGCGTGAAACAAGTGTTCTGTAATCTGGAACAAGACCATA aaaacaaTGCTGCACAAATTCAGGCAATATTAACCGAACGTTGCGATGGCAATCGCAACATTCTACATGCCTGTATTAGTATGTGTTCACCAACTTCCAATAAAGAGAACGATCAAG gTATCGAACGCGAGCTGGTAACGAATGCAGTCGACGGCGCGTCTGCACCAATTGAGGAACCAATACCAACCCTAAGTTGGCCACCCGAAGCTTTTGATAACACATCAGGAGAAGAGGATAGTTTACTTAGCATTGGCGCTGCCAGTATATCTATGATGAACAAATCAGGTAAAA GTGTCGGAACTACATCCAATAATACTTATATCATAGACTCTGTTGAAAGAAGGAACAATGCGTTGCTTATATTAAAATACATGTGCGAGAGCATCGTATTGACACCTCATCTGAAAGAATTACTCATGGCGAA GGATGCCCAAGGTCAGACACCATTGATGTTAGCTGTGTCGGTTCGTGCGTATCACGCGGCTCTCATCTTATTAGACACTATTCAAAGAGTTGGCAAAGATCAAAAAGAGTGTCTCGCCATGATATTACACCCTGATGCAAATCCAGATTTATCACCTTTGTTCGTTACATGTTGTAACGACACCTGTAGTTTTACTTGGACTGGAACACAGCACATTGACCAG aatattTATGAATGTAGAACTTGTGGTTTAACCGGCTCCTTGTGCTGTTGCACGGAATGTGCTCGCGTTTGTCATCGAGGACATGATTGCAAAATGAAGATAACATCTCCGACGGCCTATTGCGATTGTTGGGAGAAATGTAAATGTCGTGCTCTGATCGCGGGACATCAAAGTGCCCGTTATCAATTATTATGTCGCCTTGTAGTTAATACCGATCTTGCGACAAAGATAAATTCACg GGGAGAGTgcattttattattcttagtgCAGACTGTAGGTAGACAAATGATGGAGCAAAGGCAATGCCGGTCAGCACCTCGGCAACGATCGACATCCGTCAGTCGCAAAGGGACGTCTTCGGATG GCGTGGATGCAGATTCGGATATGCCAGAGCATGATTTAGAACCACCCCGTTTCAGTCGAAGGGCTCTAGAAAGATTGCTCAACGACTGGCCAGCGGTCCAGTGTATGATAATGTCAGGCGTCTCTACAAACGGGAACGATCAATTATTTGGAGACCAAGGACAATTGTGTCGTCAGAGCGGCACCGCGTTGCTCGACAAGTTTACCCACTCGCTTTTGGTTAAATGCAGCGCAGag ATGCTCGATACCCTCTTAACGACTTTGATTCGGGAAATGCAAAATGATTCGGTTCCAGGACGCCAAGACGAAGCGACTAATGTTTCGCGTCGGTTCGTTCGGTCCGTAGCTCGAATATTTGTTATTTTTACAATTGAGATGGCACCGGTAAAAAAAAGGAGGAA CACCACTCAAACTTCGCAGCCGTTGATGAAATGTCGTAAAGTATTCAAGGCATTGATCAAATTAGCAGTCGAAGAATTATGCGAGACAGCCGACTCTTTGATAGCGCCTGTGAGATTGGGCGTAGCGCGACCAACGGCACCGTTCACGCTGACCCATTCAGCGATAGAAGTGATCAACGGCTCCGAGGAGCTGTTTTCCATAGAGCCGTTGATACCTCAGAGCGGAGTTAGCTCCCAGGCATTGGATCCTACATTACAAACACAACAAGGGAACAATAACATAACTATCGCCAGAGACGTTTCTGCTATGGATGAGGCTGAAGGTGGTGATG AAGGTCCTATGGATGTAGATGGTGACATAAGCGAGCACGAAGAATCCGGAGTATCGGGAACTGTCGCTGGGCAGCCGATGGGCGACATGGACAGCAATACCGGGGGCGTGGGTGAAGAACAAGTAGGAGATGGAGAATCGGATACGGAACTCGATCTTCTCGCGGAGGCGGAGACCGAATCAGACTCTGACGATAATCATAGCAATCAGGACGCAGCGTCCGCTCAACGGAGTGTGCAAACCGGTGCTACAGCTGGTTCCGACGGTGGAATGGGATCGATTTTATTATTCCCGGAGGATGAGTCTGGCGAATCGAGCCAGCAGGAGGATGACGAAAGCGAAGCGGGGGAGACCGACGAGCAAGACAACGAGGATTTTCAGATTGGCGATGAACAATTGGAGAGACGAAG TGGTTCCTCCGGCCATTTACACCGCAATAATCTTGCACCCGTTTCTATGCAATGGGCGATACGTAATCGCGAAACAAGTACGCGTACAGCAGGATTACGGGTAGCAGGTGGCAGTAATTTGGTTTTTTTTGACCCCGCGTCTATGAGGCGTACCACTACAACGTCAACGGTTGCAGCTACACAAGAACCCATTATAATGGGCACCACCACCAGTTGTTTGGCACGCGCGTTTGGTCTTGTTATCCGACAGATAGCCGATCTTCTAGTTATGATGCAAGATTATAAAACGTTGGCACCATTTTTGCCGCGGCTGATGGAAGTTACCTACCAGGACGCGTTGAACTTACAG ACGTATCTCGAAACGCATTTGAAACCAACATGGGACTGGCTATTAACGGTTATGGATGCTACGGAAGCACAGTTGAGATTCGGTGTATCCTTGACATGTAGCGCAGATCCTACGCATCCGGAGCACCCATTGAACAATGCCCCGTCGCTCTCTGGAGGGAATTTTACCGGGTTACTGAACACCGCGGCTTTATCTTTGACTTTACAGTCTAATACAGGTCGGAATCAACGCAGTGGTATCGCTACCAGCACCAATATCTCCACTCCACAAGCTTCTACAAGACTCACCGTTGGTTTTGCAGGCGTTGGTGAACCTTCCAGAAATAGTAGAGAACGCGAAG GTAGCGAAATACACCTGGCACGACGTGAATTTTTGTCCTATTGCCTGTCCTTAATGCGTGCTCACAATGGCGAACACAGAGACAGCCTGCCGGTGTTGGACGTTTCATCTTTGAGACACGTAGCCTACGTATTCGATGCATTAGTCTATTATATGCGTTCGCTTTCGGAACCGATGTCGGCTCGCGGGGAAACCCACAAAGGCTCGTCGAATTACTCGAGTTGGAACGATCAG GATGAAAATGACAACGACGAAGGAGAAGAATACAATTCTCCCGTGCCTACGGCAATGGAAACAGACTCTGTTGATTATCCGGACTTGCTTCAAGTTCCTATCTGCGGATCAGgaaataacaaggacagcacgCCGAAAGGGCGGAAGCACCCTTTCTTACAAAGATCAGACTCTACGTTGTGTTTGGGTTGTCCGCCTCTCGACCCGTTCGACACAGTTATGAGCGAAGCATTGCCATTAGCAGATCAACCGCATCTATTGCAACCTCATTCGAGACGTGAAGATTTATTCGGTATTCCAAGACAACCGGCAACAAGTTCGAATCCTAATCAGTACCTCTTAGCAGGCCTACCTACGAGGCTTGGTTTATCAGCGCGTGGTACTGACAATCAGAATACGGTTACACCCACGCTTAGTCAAATCATTCAAGGACCTGCCTCGTTCGCGCCAACAGACACGAGACGCAGTTCTGTTTCGGTTGGAGATTCTTCGTCCTCCACAAAATATAcg GAAAAGGCAAAGTCGTTTAATCACACGAACGATAATCATTCGCTTGTCGCGGAACAAATCGATCGAGCACCAATTATAGTTTCTACTAACAACCAAAACGACGAAGCAGCGGGAAGTGCAAAAAATGCTAAGgatcaatgtaaaataaatagaaGCGTTATTGTTAGAGCTGGAACTGTTTCG GAAACGAATACTAGTAAACCGGGTGCACCGGAAGTACTCGTCGTATCCACCGTTGAAACCCAAAGTGTAACAGAAGATGTTGATCCAGCCGGTTCGAGCCAAGAAATATCGGCTCACGAAACTGTCGAGACTAGTCCAGTGGAAAATGCGAGAGCCGTTTCGTCTATCGGATCAAATATATCTCATAACATTTTATTGGGTCGTTGGAGAGTGTTGCTTGATTTGTTTGGACGCGTTTTCATGGAGGACGTTGGATTGGAAGTTGGTTCTGTTGTATCCGAGTTGGGAGGTTTTTCAGTGAAAGAAGCGAAATTTCGTAGAGATATGGAAAAGCTCCGCAATACGCAACAAAGGGATATTACCTTATACAAA GTTGAACGAGATAGAACCCAACTACTGGTGCAAACAATGAAGGAACTAAATACACAGTATAATTTATACTATAGGCGTGCCTCTAATACTCCTCCGTTAGCTGTTCACCGCGTTAAAGTAACATTCATAGATGAACCTGGAGAAGGTTCAGGAGTTACAAGAGGTTTTTATACAGCAATCGCGGAG GCATTGCTCGCGAATGAAAAACTGCCTAATCTCGAAGCAGCACAAGTAGGATCAAAATATACACCGTACAACGTTCTGCAAAAATTGAAAAGTAGAGATCGCGATCGCGACCGCGATCGTGACCGTGACCTGAGACGACAG AATCCACGTTCTTCTGGAAAATGTCGAGGTACACGTAGAGGATTGTCTTTCGAAGCTCGTTCTTTTCATCCATCCGGGTCCGTCGAAGGAAGTAGTAGTACTGGACCTGGGAGTTCATCCTCCAATTCCCATCCATTGCCCGTTAGTCACCCAATCAACGATCATTTGACCATGCATCAACAACAACTCGGGGACAGACTATATCCGAAA GTTTACGCATTGAGACCCATGTTGGCCCAAAAAATAACTGGCATGCTTCTGGAACTATCCCCTGCCTATGTGTTGATGTTGTTAGCTTCGGAGGATGCGCTGCGACAAAAGGTCGAAGAAGCGTTCGAATTGATTAGCGATTCAGCAAATCAACATTTACCGAACGAGGGGCTGCTGGATTTGGATATGTACAGTTTGGCTGCCCGGTGGGGAGCAAATAAGAAGAAGATCGAGAACAGTATTCCGGATGACACGGAAGATAACGCACCTTTGTTTTATTCACCGGGGAAGAGAGGTTTTTATACGCCGCGGCAAGGAAGAGCCAGTTACGAACGACTGAACGCATTTAGAAACGTGGGCAG ACTCATCGGCTTGTGTCTTCTGCAAAACGAGCTGTGCCCCATATTTTTGAATCGTCACGTGATCAAATATATATTGGGAAGACCAATACGTTTCCATGATCTGGCATTCTTCGACTCTGTAATTTACGAAAGCCTGAGGCAGCTCGTTATCGACTCCGAGACCAAGGATAGTAACAGTTTATTTTCTGCTCTTGATCTCACGTTCAG tATTGACTTATGCCCCGAAGAAGGAGGGGGATCAATCGAATTAATACCCAACGGTCGTGACATAGAAGTAACAGCGTGCAACGTTTACGATTACGTTCGAAAATATGCCGAAGTTCGTATGATTAAAGTACAAGAGAAAGCATTACATGCGATGAGAGAAGGAGTGTTCGATGTTCTTCCGGAAGGAGCGTTCGACGGCTTAACGTCCGAAGATCTAAGACTTCTTTTGAACGGAGTCGGCGATATCAACGTTTCCGTTCTTATATCTTACACCTCGTTCAATGACGAATCAGGAGAATCTGTGGATAGATTAGCCAAGTTTAAACGATGGTTGTGGTCTACCGTCGAGAAAATGTCACACACAGAACGCCAGGATTTG GTATACTTTTGGACAGGATCTCCAGCATTACCGGCGAGCGAAGACGGTTTCCAACCAATGCCAAGTGTAACATTACGGCCAGCAGATGATGCACATCTACCAACTGCAAATACATGTATCTCTCGACTATACGTTCCATTGTACAGCTCTCGCCACGTATTAAGACATAAACTACTAATTGCTATTAAGGCAAAGAACTTTGGATTTGtatga